Part of the Fusobacteriaceae bacterium genome is shown below.
AGCAGAATAAGCATACTGCACTTTCTCCCAAGTTTGCTTATCAATAGAGTGTTCAACTCCATCAATCATTACTTTTACTGAATCTGGTCCCAGTTCTGACACAATGCCTAAAGTGCCGTTGACCCATCTTCGTTGTTCTTTTTTCTCCGGGGACGTAGAATCCGTTTGATCGTTTTTCAACATCATGACCTGAGCCCCAACTCTCAAGCGTAACTTTTTTTCAGTTGGAAAAGCGCTTTGTTTTATATCTCCAGTAATCTCAGCCTCATAGGAATATTCTTGCCTTTCGATGGATTCCAGTTTTTTGTTATTGATATTGGCTGCCGTATCATTTCTTGCGGTAATAGTTATAAAACGCCTATGCCTGTCACTTGGCACGACACACCTCGTATTTAATGCATCAAGACAATTCGCAGTCAACTTCCCGATCCGCACGTCATTTAAAATTCCTATAAAAGCCGTATCTGTTTGGCGATAAATGTGATTGAGTTCCATTTTGAGCAAAGGCACTCGTTTAAATGCCGGCGCTCGAAAGAAAAAGATGCTTCCATATTTATCCTCCAAATAGCGACTGAGTTGGCCGCTGTCCACTACTGGAGGAAGTTGATACAAATCGCCAAACAAAAACAGCTGTTTTCCACCAAATGGCAATGAATTGCCATTTGCTAGCTGCAATTTTTTATCGATCATATCAATTATATCTACTCTCAGCATAGACACTTCATCAATTACGATCGCATCGACGGCTCGCAAGACCGCACGTTGTCTGATGCCAAGTTTCGTTTGCTCCGCATCATCAGGATTTTGTGCTTCAAGCTTCAACCGAAAGAAAGAATGAATGGTTTGGCCGTTTATATTCAATGCTGCAACACCAGTTGGCGCAACGGCAGCAACTCTTTTTTTAGAGTTTCGCATGAAATATTGTAGAAGAAATGATTTGCCGGAGCCGGCTTTTCCGGTAATATACATCGTTTGATTCGTATTTTCCATAATGTCGTATACTTTTGCCTGTTCCTCACCAAGAACTACCTCGCGAACATCGGCACTCTCGTGCAATT
Proteins encoded:
- a CDS encoding AAA family ATPase, whose translation is MKNNPQSSSKLKSFTTPQKKPELHESADVREVVLGEEQAKVYDIMENTNQTMYITGKAGSGKSFLLQYFMRNSKKRVAAVAPTGVAALNINGQTIHSFFRLKLEAQNPDDAEQTKLGIRQRAVLRAVDAIVIDEVSMLRVDIIDMIDKKLQLANGNSLPFGGKQLFLFGDLYQLPPVVDSGQLSRYLEDKYGSIFFFRAPAFKRVPLLKMELNHIYRQTDTAFIGILNDVRIGKLTANCLDALNTRCVVPSDRHRRFITITARNDTAANINNKKLESIERQEYSYEAEITGDIKQSAFPTEKKLRLRVGAQVMMLKNDQTDSTSPEKKEQRRWVNGTLGIVSELGPDSVKVMIDGVEHSIDKQTWEKVQYAYSAKDKVLESRAVATFTQYPIRLAWAITIHKAQGQTYQSVMVDLEGGAFAAGQTYVALSRCVEMNGLYLNRPIRKADVIISQEVLEYMGDIS